TCATTTCGAGCACTTGATTTCGCTGTTTGTCATAATTAGTGTACAATTCCTCAAACTTGGTTATTAGTTCTGTCAGCTCAGCCTTTGTTTCTGTTAGTTGAATATCATTCGAATTGATATCTTCCTTTTTGGACTCAATTTCCTGGCAAATATTTTCGAGCTTTCCTTTTAACGCCTTGATAttaatctatttaataaaataattaaaattagaaacaagTTGTCGAATTCATTGGTAATTATGAAAACTAGACACGAATAAATTATCTCTCAGGTGAATTTACTTCCAAGAaactgattaaaataaaacaaatcatatttgggacaattttaaataattgaatctCTTACATtgcttcttaatttttttaaaattattataagattTACTGGCAAACTTGGACTTGGAGAAATATAATGGACTTATTTCCAGTAcagttattatttcaaaatcactACTTCCCAACTGAACCAACTCCTAACTGTTATGTTATGTAATAAATTCCACtgagaattttttttagtgTCTTCTTGTTTTAGCAAGTTCCGACAATTTGAGAGTAActtctaaaaagttttaaaaaagtacttacttGTTTATTTGCAAAGGCAGCATTCATTTGTTCTTGATGTGCTGCCTCTGTGTATTGTCCTGATTTTGTCTTTGCATCCCATTTAGCCCTTTCCTGGGTTAGCtgtaacaatttttgattttgctcTTTTATCCTAGCTTTAAGCTGACTCATTTCCGACATTTGTGTATCTCTAGTCGATCGCATGCCATCGATTATAGATTTAACATTAGTTACACCAGCTCGTGTATcacatattttttgtgataaatCTTTAATCTATTAacagaaattataaattatttattgaataacttttttataaaacaactcTTTACCTTTTCATTTAGAGTGCTTAATTCCACATTAAGAGTTTGATTGTGAGCTTTTTGTTTAAGAACCTTTTCTTGCTCTCGTTCTTTTTGTGCTTGCATTTCAGCAATTCGTTGTTGTTCCCATTCTTGTTGACGTTGCTTTTCAAGTTCCCTTTACatagaataaacaaaagacACTTAATTAttggaaaattatataaaacataTATAAAAGATTTTACTTTCGTGCTGCTTCTTTAGCTTCCAAAGTTCTTTTGCGTTGCTCTTCTTTTTCCATTTCGATTTCACGTTGCTTTTGCAACTGTCTTTCGAGCTCTTCTTGTTGTTTCTTTTCTGCTTCGAGGCGagctttttctcttttttcaatttcctcGCGCTCTTTTCGTTCACGCTCTTCGTGCTCTTTTCTTTGTTGCTCCATAAGCAGCTTACGTCGCCGCTCTAATTCAGCTTGACCCTTGTCAAAGTTTTCTTTACGCTTATCTTCAAATGATGCtgcagttatttaaaataaattcaaatttataaaaacaaaaaaaaaaataaaaataaaaaaaaattaaattatttaaatattcttactTTGTGGTAATCCAGCCAAAGGATCTGGGTCTACAGCTCCTTGTGAAGAAATGGAAGCATGACGCGACCCAGGTAAAGATCCCTGTCGTGATCCCGAAACTGAGCCATGTCTTGAGGCGACTTTTCTAAAACTAGGCGGAATCAAATCTGGAGGCAGTGTAACTGGAATCTTCTCTCCAGACATTGCCTTGTCACACAAATACATTGCTAAAATGAATTCTTCACAACTAAGACGACCATCACAGTCTAAATCGGATAATGTCCATATTTGAGCGAGAACTGCTTGAGATAATTTACTCTGTACTAAAATGCCACGTGCTTGAACGCCTGTCAAGTATCCAGAACGTGAACGATCTGTTGAATTGAAGACTTGAGTGTATTTAAGTTTGGCTGGCCCTTTTATGGCCCAATCAACTTGTCtgtaattgaaaagaaaaaaaatctcttaCGATTATATGTTTATGTTGATTGTGTTTTTCGACTTACGGTGACTCAATTGATGGTGCTCTCTCAGATATTGACATGTGTCTAGATGGTGGATTACTTTGCGGAGGCGTTGGTGGTGCTGGCAACACACTTGTGTCTGCGGTGGGTGGCGACGTGATTTTTCCTGGAATTATTTGTGGTCCAGCTACCACTGGTACAATTCCACGAACAACACCACCAGGTGCTGGTGCAATAAGTGGAGGAATAGTTGTTACTTGTTGTTGTGCTATTGGCATTCCTGCGGCGACATGCATATTAGCTGGAATTGCTCCTTGCCCTGGTATCATGGCTGGCAAGACTCCAGGAACAACTGGAACTCCAGGTACAACTGGAGCAATTCCTGGTGCAGTCATAACTGGCATCATTGTTGGCATTGCTGGTGCTACTACCTGTGCCGGATTAATGGGAATTCCAGCTACTGCTGCCTGCATAGGTAGTGGCGAAGCTATCGATTTTACTTGATCTAGAGGACTTAGACTCCCAGTGGGTGTTATTGATGGAGTTCCAACGGCTGATGATAAAGATGCCAGTAAAGTTGGTGGAAGGGCTTTTGGAATTTCGAGCCCGCgaagtttcaaataaattagctTACATGCTATGCTGAATTCATTGATGTTCATTCTTCCATCAGAATCAGTATCGGCAAGAGccctttgaaaaaataaaaattaagaaaagcaAGGTCATAATAGTTGTAACTAAATGAGTTATCTTTTTGCTCCTAAGAgtcaattttttgcaaaaaaccgTATAACGGGTTAAAAGGAACACTTACgcaattatgtatttattaacttcgaTTGGTAGCAGGTCTAGacaaacaattctttgaatcgAAGACGAATAAAAGTTAACTCGAGAAATTCTTTATAAacgcttttttatataaaagtcgaTCAATCAATGCTATTTAGCTTTTGAGAGTTTCAATTCAGaatatttaattaagaaaagGTCGTTAAAACCATAATTGACCTAGACATTTAAGCCACGGGGTGAGTGGAAACAGATGTATAAGTAAGCAGTAGTCTCCATATCAAGAAGGAGCAATCACTCCCCCCCTCCGGACACTtgcatatgtatgtttaaaactGTAAGACAAGTCGTATAAACTAGTGATAATTTATGGTTTTACATTGCTCAATATTGAAAAAAGCAATTATAAATGCaaactaaaagaaataaaaacaaaagagagaAGCAGCTTAGAACAGAAGGGTTACAGGAAAAAATGGAATCTTTTTATGACCAAAGTTTGCTTATACATATCTACATCTAATCgttgaaacaaattaatgactttaagaaaaaagaaatacaagtgttttttttaaacacatccTTTTTAAAAGCCaagaaatttgaatacaaatctttaatttttcataaaattcgcGATTAACTCTTTTTGATACATGAAAATGCAAGTCGAAGTTAGCAAATGTTATAAgttcaaatgtatttttaaatctaccTACCTATCATTTTCCAGGTCAACAATCTCATAAAGGTCAAGCAAAATCTATATTTAATACTATACACTaactgttttgtttgttaagtgGTTCTTTATTGAcgatttaaaacattaaaaaatataaataaataacaaaaagacTAATTCTAAATAAcgtataatatattataaagtCATCTTTGCCTTGTTCAACTTTCTTCAAATATAAAAGGTATATTTGGAATAggtatgacatttttttttttcataacaagtgTGTACTCACATCGGACTATCATCAATTCATAAAACTCTTTCCCttgtaaattcaaaaactaagaaCTCTTCACcttgtacaacgaaaaaaataaaacttaactcaATATGGGAATGAGTACAAGTGTAATCGGCCCGGCTTCGCCTGCTCCTATAGTTCGCTTCGCACATGCATGTACATAATAACATTAACTAGGTAGTTATGTATGTACCCCTAAATTGTAAGTTATTGCATGAACATCAATGTCATCTTCCTTCGCCCTTAATATTAATTCATAAGAAGCtatattttgataacaaaaaccAACCATTGACTTACTTAAATGGGCGTATTCGCATTTGTATTCGGTTCGTTATTCGTTTCAATtagatcaaataaaaaatatatttattaaaattaaaatttgaactcaCCATATCTGACCCAAGATAAGCGGAGGCAGTTGTGATTGCAAAAAGAAACCTTTCGCTTGCGAACCGGAGACATATCCATTTTGTGGCTGCAGCGCCTTGAACTGCTCCTGGTACTTGACTTTTTCCCGTTGGGTTATTACCCACGGGTCAACAGCAGCACTCATTTTTCGCGAGTCCTCCCTTCTTTCTGACTTTTCACTTGAGATGTATGATGTGGTAGCGCTTTTGGGGTCGTCAACTATTCACTTCCGCTCCGTAGAGTATTGGGGAACAGCTTGTGCCGCTACTTCAGATTGCAACTAATAAGTTTCTAAGTGTGAGCTCTGTGACTTGTGATGGTTTTTCTTTCGCTCCTCCTCTTATAttattaaatgaagaaaaattcttttcttcaCCTTTGTATGTATTTTCTAATTCGATctacaaaaaccaaaagaaaagtaGAACATCTTCTCAATAAATTTCGAATTGGAAAATACGAATTGCTCTACTAatcattttcattattaattaaatgtttcttttcttaaagAACTCCTTTTActataaatttgaatgaattgaATTGCTAAATGAATAATAGAGAAAATTGGGTTCCACGCACAAGTAGTGTACTCCTGTACTACAAAATTTTTATCGAAGGAGTTTGGAAAAGTCGATAAAATTTTTATCACCCGTCCGAGGTAACcaccgaagaaaaaaaaattggcacagacaaattcttatttcttttgtgttttaatgTTGGGACAGACACTGATAAATAGGAATAGATTTATTAAATGGTCACTCACTTCTTTTGGACTATAGCATGCACTTAATATAATTTGCTATGCGATTTTTGGAAAAGcctatttaatattgaaaatattaaaataagttcttcCGAAAAGAAGGAAAATTTTTTATCGAATCGCCTCGGAAACGTCACTTTTTTGATCAATACAAATCGAAGATATCAGCGTTGCCAAGAGTTGTGAAATCTGTTTTAATGGTGTTTTGTACGCCATCTAGATGTTCAGGCATTTAATAGGAGAAAGGATTTACACGATACACCTAGTATgcatgaagaaaaataaattctatataACTTTTTGAACTGTGTAATTTAgttcaagcttttttttttttaaaacaaatagaaaaactttACATTCTTAACACagttttgtataaaatcaaatacaagtaaaaaggcccaactataataggcataagcaaacataagcttatttcaaaaaacccaacgaaaactCACtaaagtttgtgaaattacgcGGATAGCCATTATGCAATTTTGTTCCCGTATCTACAGATTTTACTTATCCGGCGAGCGACTGgaatcgctcttgcttaagtttgcttgagttaacgaaactgagaaaaattgaacgaaacggagctcgactccattatgttcactcgtattgagattctttgtattcgcacgtttacttatgcgcgcatatgctagcttatgcctattatagttgggccttaaaaCATCCGCATTACTTTTCAAGTTGTCTAGGAATTAAGATTTTCTCAAGCTGAAGCCGACATGCAAGGGATTGTTATGCTCATTTAATGGATTATCATGCTCATTTACATCGTTGATCATCCGTTTTCTCACAGTGTTCACCTCTTAAAAGGGTGTTGCTTAGTGCCTGCCGTCAACTAAGTAACTCACCATTTAAAGCGTTTTTGGAGTTTCTTGGAGAATTAATCAGTgagcaattttaatttaattttcaaacaattacATTTTCATTGTCATGGTCAATTAAGATATCAAAATGACTTTTGTACCTGTCCTCAGAACATGAAATaagtcattattttattttattagcaaTTCAACTCATAATGGTCTAAGTTGCAAAAGAGTTAAACGTAAATTTTGCCTAGATTCGTAAAAGTTTGGCAGCTGTCATTCTCTatcaaaaacatgtttttgatAGAATTTGCCTTCAGTGTACTCTATATTATATTATCgtcttctcttttttattttttatattgtctACATTTCTAGCATTGGCATACCATTTGACATTTAGACTGCTAGTCAATTAACATTCTTATAGAAAATCCCCTTGAAAATTATTCCACCTATTTAACTATACATCAATTtatactttaaacttattttttttatttgtcataaAAGGTGTTTACGCAAGAATTTGATGGGAAATATTTTGaggcaaaaattattttttcctgaACAATGAGCAGCAACAAATTAAGCAGCATCAGCAGTACAAGAAGAAGGGACGGATTTTCTTAGCCGTCATTGTAGACTGCATtctaaacaaacaacaaaagtaaaggctcaactttccattaccgcagatagatatgtgcaaataaataataactatagcaattttagagcgaggaaacatttatttctatttttaattaattttcaaagctcactttttgcatacaaaacacgaaacaattgttgattttgacatttcttccctgtttttgtTCAGTATTGacatatttgctttttttgttggggatttctttgattttagtgctaaaatgcaaaaagtactttgcatatacccaaactcgcacccactcCAAATCATATAGTGATACCAAGCAGGGCGTTGCAATGGGGCAGCATGCCTTCTTTatatacctagctgttagtacgctgTGCTATTAATTCAATACAACTTGTTTTAggcttaaaaaatgaaatacaaaaaagtagggttgagtccaaaagagaaaataattttttttataactcaaaGGTGTTTGTTCGCCTTAATATTTAGAACAtattctattgagacccctacctacagttaaaaaaaattcagaaggaaattcgttcTGCGGTAATAGAAAGCCGCCCCAaagtaaactttaaatttagaaaattgaaaattcttgatttttttgttttgacgtttGACCGCCATGGTCAATCACCGTGTGATTGCTTTTCCCTTTGATGTGTAATCTCACCATAATTATAATCATTTATTATGAATGCATTCAGCATTCAACTGAATTCCAAACGCCAAATTTTGAGGTTATATTCTTCACCAACGTGGTTTTctctttcatttcaaatttgttgGCCGCTGAAGAAGGTTGgtgttaaaacttttatttcttgaaaaataaaaaaaatactttaaaaatgtcgGATTCTTCAGATAATTCAGAAAATGAAAATCTCtccgaagaagaaaatgaatcaATCGAAGGCGACCAAGAAGAAGAACAGGCCGGAAGTGATTCGAATTCAGAAGCTaatgacgatgaagaaaaaCCCAAGGATGAAGTTGTAACGTGGAAAAGTTTGGTAAGGAAAAAATTAATCAACTCCAAACCACGAGGGACATTTTTATATaagtacgtttttttttgttgatagggTCTACTTGATACATTATGTGAAGCTTGTACGGAATTAAAATGGAAAGCACCTTCAAAGATTCAGAAGGAAGCAATACCAGTTGGCTTACAGGGCAAAGATATAATAGGCTTGGCCGAAACTGGTTCCGGAAAGACTGGAGCCTTTGCCTTACCAATTCTACAGAGTTTATTGGAGAATCCACAGAGATACTTCGCCTTGGTTTTAACACCAACGCGTGAATTAGCTTTCCAAATCTCTGAACAATTTGAGGCACTCGGTAAGTTAGCAACCAAattccatttgttttttttacaattatatcCCCACAatgatgttaatttttattttgatttcaataatgaaaGAAATATCTTTAGTTTCGTCACTACCTCTGAGTTTTAAAAcccaaattataaattttccaaGTTTACTCGATGTGGAAATAATCAatgtttcttactttttttatgCAGGAAGCTCCATTGGCGTTAAATGCTGCGTCATAGTCGGAGGAGTGGACATGGTATCGCAAGCTCTTCAACTTGCCAAGAAGCCCCACATAGTTATTGCCACTCCCGGTCGGTTACTTGATCATCTTGAAAACACAAAAGGCTTCAATCTGAAGGCCATAAAATACTTGGTCATGGATGAAGCCGATCGAATTCTAAACATGGACTTCGAAGTAGAGTTGGATAAGATTCTCAAAGTCCTTCCCCGAGAGAGGAGAACATACCTCTTCAGTGCGACTATGACAAAGAAAGTCAAGAAACTTCAGAGAGCATCCCTCAAGGATCCCGTAAAAGTTGAGGTCTCAAACAAATTCCAAACAGTGGAGCAACTGCAGCAGTTTTACATCTTTATTCCGGTTAAATTCAAAGACGTGTACTTAGTGCATATCATCAATGAATTGGCGGGAAATTGCTTCATGATATTCTGCAGTACGTGCAACAACACAGTTAAAACGGCTTTGATGTTGAGAGCTCTGGGCTTGGCTGCGATACCCCTTCACGGTCAGATGTCTCAGAACAAACGACTTGCAGCTCTGAACAAGTTCAAGGCAAAGAATCGTTCGATATTAATATCCACAGATGTTGCATCTAGAGGTTTGGATATTCCCCATGTGGACGTTGTTCTTAATTTTGACATACCCACACACAGCAAAGACTACATCCACAGAGTTGGACGAACTGCTCGTGCCGGGCGATCTGGTAAAGCGATAACATTTGTCACTCAATACGATGTGGAATTGTATCAGAGAATCGAACATTTGTTGGGCAAGCAATTGCCACAGTATAAATGTGAGGAGGACGAAGTGATGGCCTTGCAAGAGAGAGTTGGCGAAGCGCAGAGAACAGCTAAGCTTGAGTTAAAAGACTTGGAAGACAGTAAAGGTTCGAGAGGAAAGTTTAAGAATACAGACTTTGACGATTCAGAGCAATTTTCGGGTGCTCGAAAGAGAATGAAACCATCGGGTGGCGGGGGCGGAGGGAAGGGAAAGAAGAATTGGAAGAAGgcgaaaaagtaaaatattgtaatttatgtgataaatataatttattttttaagaaaaaagaaatatcttgtttttaatttcgtaTTTTTGCTATGCTTCGTTCCTCGAAGTTGGGAAAGTTTTTACTTTAGTGAAAAAGATTGCACGTGTAAAAATTCacataattgaatattttggcGGTTAAATTCCAAGCCTTGCATTTGTATATGATAAAAACATGTGTTGGTAAGAATTCGGTTGCGGGCTTATCCCCACAACGTGGAGATACATTTTGCCAAGTAATGtaatcttattttttgtcatttggaatttttgaaacaagttCTTCTCGGTTAGTTTCATTATACTCGGCCCTGCTTATAGCAATGCTAAGGGACATTCCTTTCTactataaatatcaaaaaatccaGATATATAACCCAGACTTAAGGGTTGTTACTTTCTAGGAGTATGGTGCTAGGAAAACTTTTCATCACAGTTATTGGGAATATCAACTATGAAATCAACCAATAAATTGAATCGTCAGTTGTGAGAACAGAACAAGTCCATTTTGCAAAAAACTGAAGAGCgtctatattttacttttttgagttGAAAGGCCTATAGATAAAATGAAGATCACGTTTATTTGAGTGGAAtgagatacaaattttgtttgtagccGGTTGTAACGGCTTGAAAACGTTGGACTTTTTCAGTTCTTGCAACTTAcggtttgaaatttcaaataaaacttaaattttaatgaaataaatacataatttatttaaaataaagcgattatgtaattaaaaaaaagcggTATACATAAGCAAgatcacatacaaaaaatatagtaaaaaaaagttgtatcctTCTTCTTCAGAAGCTGGGCTTGGCCATGTTTATATAGTTAGGTAGAACTCCTTCATATCGTCTTCTATATACGATATGATTTTGCGGACATCTTCCTTCTTTTTATGGTTTAtgggaattttattttcataagccATTGTCGTTGGAAAGGCAGGAGTAGCGAGGCGTTTTCGAAAACTGATAAGGCTGTCGATCCATTCCGAAGCTTCCATGCGCCCTATAGATGTTGAGTTGTAGGTCAGATGTCTGTATTTAGAAATCATAAACATGGAATCCTTGTTTAATGATTtgctggttttattttaaaaaattggcctCGCTTTGCTACGTCTTCATAGTACGTGTAAAAGTCCGCAGTGTTCGTCTTCATATCATGGACACAAAATACATAGAGCCACAGTTTTCgcaaataaacatattttgcactggaatcTTCTGCATGTAGTCAAAAACAATGCTCATCTTCTTCTTCACCACATAAAGCCACTAGTCTTGTTGTTTATTGTAAAACTTTTTTGCCCGTTTCAGATGAATCATTTCGAGCCCTTCCTTTcttgaaacaacttgtacccGTAGTTAGTATTGGAGattattaattatgcttaagttAAGACATGACAATAGCCCCGAAGACTATATGTGTtactagcaaattttaataattaagttgtctTATTTATCGAAAATGTAGTTTACGATAAAATGACGGGAAGGACACGATTTTTTCTGTGGCCCCTTCACGTTTAGCAGTATCACTATTTACCTTTGTACTAAGTCCCTCACATGTTCAACAGACGTCAATCTGTA
This window of the Eupeodes corollae chromosome 3, idEupCoro1.1, whole genome shotgun sequence genome carries:
- the LOC129951939 gene encoding ATP-dependent RNA helicase DDX47, whose translation is MSDSSDNSENENLSEEENESIEGDQEEEQAGSDSNSEANDDEEKPKDEVVTWKSLGLLDTLCEACTELKWKAPSKIQKEAIPVGLQGKDIIGLAETGSGKTGAFALPILQSLLENPQRYFALVLTPTRELAFQISEQFEALGSSIGVKCCVIVGGVDMVSQALQLAKKPHIVIATPGRLLDHLENTKGFNLKAIKYLVMDEADRILNMDFEVELDKILKVLPRERRTYLFSATMTKKVKKLQRASLKDPVKVEVSNKFQTVEQLQQFYIFIPVKFKDVYLVHIINELAGNCFMIFCSTCNNTVKTALMLRALGLAAIPLHGQMSQNKRLAALNKFKAKNRSILISTDVASRGLDIPHVDVVLNFDIPTHSKDYIHRVGRTARAGRSGKAITFVTQYDVELYQRIEHLLGKQLPQYKCEEDEVMALQERVGEAQRTAKLELKDLEDSKGSRGKFKNTDFDDSEQFSGARKRMKPSGGGGGGKGKKNWKKAKK